In a genomic window of Cuculus canorus isolate bCucCan1 chromosome 4, bCucCan1.pri, whole genome shotgun sequence:
- the PPEF2 gene encoding serine/threonine-protein phosphatase with EF-hands 2 isoform X1: MGSGTSANANYKYSLQKSENAFKAAVLIQQWYRRHVARLEMRRRCTWRIFQSIEYSCEQDQIKLHNFFSYLMDHFTPSSSKERPICHPGDFISRMFISGESFKEAELEKYCDYESMEVPDSYTGPRLSFPLLPDHATDLLEAFKQKQQLHPRYVLNLLHETRKHLKQLPNISHVSTCYSEEVTVCGDLHGQLDDLFFIFYKNGLPSPSKSYVFNGDFVDRGKQSLEILIILFTFLLIYPKEVHLNRGNHEDYMVNLRYGFAKEVMQKYKVHGKKILKMIQNVFCWLPLATLIDQKVLIIHGGISDTTDLDMLEKIQRNKFISVLRGKKRKESNRNVEIQEVNGGNKAEADPAGNEAAPSLPLQPQPAEAPSMANRLEFSRWVRQTVQEQIEWCRRLVDISESEEEEPTYSSVVSLTDLDAPCWTRQEEWKQILDILWSDPMPQEGCRVNTVRGGGCYFGPDVTEKILEKYNFQFLIRSHECKQEGYEFCHNRKVLTIFSASNYYEIGSNRGAYVKLGPDLVPHFVQYQSNKAAHTLTMTQRISRVEESAFRALREKLFAHTSALIGAFKAYDKDNTGRITLSNWATAVESVVHLGLPWRMLRPQLVRSTPDGMLEYKSWLDDLAMEQRSQEHIQSSLLEVIYRNRSNLETIFRIIDRDHSGLISFEEFHQTWKLFSSHMNIELTDDGINDLVRSIDFNKDGNIDFNEFLEAFRLVKQSQ, from the exons ATGGGATCTGGTACTTCTGCAAATGCTAACTACAAATACTCCCTGCAAAAGTCTGAAAATG CTTTCAAGGCAGCCGTCTTGATCCAACAGTGGTATCGGCGTCACGTTGCTCGGCTGGAAATGCGTCGACGTTGCACTTGGAGAATCTTTCAATCCATTGAGTACTCTTGTGAGCAGGATCAGATCAAG CTTCACAACTTCTTCAGTTACCTCATGGACCACTTCACgccaagcagcagcaaagagag ACCCATCTGCCATCCAGGGGATTTTATCAGTCGCATGTTCATAAGCGGAGAAAGCTTcaaagaggcagagctggagaaatACTGTGACTATGAATCCATGGAGGTGCCAGACTCCTACACTGGACCCCGACTCTCTTTCCCACTCCTTCCTGACCATGCAACTGACTTGCTGGAAGCTTTCAAACAAAAACAA CAGCTCCACCCTCGCTATGTCTTAAACCTCCTGCATGAGACCAGGAAGCACCTCAAGCAGTTGCCAAACATCAGCCATGTCTCCACCTGCTACAGCGAGGAGGTCACCGTGTGCG GAGACTTGCACGGCCAGCTGGATGACTTGTTCTTCATCTTTTATAAG AATGGCCTGCCTTCCCCTTCCAAGTCCTACGTGTTCAATGGGGACTTTGTGGACAGAGGCAAACAGTCCCTTGAGATCCTCATCATCCTCTTTACCTTCCTCCTAATCTATCCAAAGGAGGTTCATCTTAACCGTGGGAACCATGAAGACTATATGGTCAATTTACG ctacGGTTTTGCCAAGGAAGTAATGCAGAAATATAAG GTGCATGGGAAGAAAATCCTGAAGATGATTCAGAATGTcttctgctggctgcctctggccaCCCTGATTGATCAGAAAGTTCTCATTATACACGGGGGCATCTCTGACACCACTGACCTGGACATGCTTGAGAAAATTCAAAGGAACAAA tttatttcagtattaagagggaagaaaagaaaggaatcgAACAGAAATGTGGAAATACAGGAAGTAAACGGGGGGAACAAAGCAGAGGCTGACCCAGCAGGGAACGAGGCAGCCCCCAGTTTACCTCTGCAGCCCCAACCAGCTGAGGCTCCCAGCATGGCCAACAGGCTGGAGTTCTCCAGGTGGGTACGGCAGACAGTGCAGGAGCAAATCGAATGGTGCCGCCGGCTAGTGGACATCAGTGAGtcggaggaggaggagcccACCTATTCTAGCGTGGTCTCCTTGACAGATTTGGATGCGCCATGCTGGACTCGCCAGGAGGAATGGAAGCAG ATTTTAGATATTCTCTGGAGTGACCCCATGCCTCAGGAGGGCTGCAGAGTAAACACAGTGCGAGGCGGTGGCTGCTACTTTGGTCCTGATGTGACAGAGAAGATCCTTGAGAAGTACAACTTCCAGTTCCTCATCCGCTCCCACGAGTGCAAGCAAGAGGGCTATGAGTTCTGTCACAACCGGAAG GTGCTGACCATATTTTCAGCCTCCAACTACTATGAGATCGGCAGCAACAGGGGAGCCTACGTGAAGCTGGGACCAGACCTCGTTCCCCATTTTGTTCAGTACCAATCGAACAAGGCCGCCCATACTCTCACTATGACCCAAAG GATCAGCAGAGTAGAAGAGTCAGCCTTTCGAGCCTTGCGGGAAAAGCTCTTTGCTCACACCTCAGCCCTCATCGGTGCTTTCAAGGCCTATGATAAGGACAATACAG GGAGGATCACGCTGAGCAACTGGGCGACAGCAGTGGAGTCAGTTGTGCATCTGGGACTGCCCTGGCGAATGCTGAGACCGCAGCTGGTGCGCAGCACACCTGATGGCATGCTGGAATATAAGTCCTGGCTTGACGACTTGGCTATGGAGCAGCGGAGCCAAGAG CACATCCAGTCAAGCTTGCTGGAAGTCATTTATCGAAACAGATCCAACTTGGAGACCATATTCAGGATCATAGACAGAGATCATTCAG GTCTCATCTCGTTTGAGGAATTCCACCAAACCTGGAAGTTGTTCAGCTCCCACATGAACATTGAACTCACAGATGATGGGATCAATGACTTAGTTCGCAGTATCGATTTCAACAAGGACGGAAACATCGACTTCAATGAGTTCCTAGAAGCCTTCCGCCTTGTCAAACAGTCACAGTAG
- the PPEF2 gene encoding serine/threonine-protein phosphatase with EF-hands 2 isoform X2, giving the protein MGSGTSANANYKYSLQKSENAFKAAVLIQQWYRRHVARLEMRRRCTWRIFQSIEYSCEQDQIKLHNFFSYLMDHFTPSSSKERDFISRMFISGESFKEAELEKYCDYESMEVPDSYTGPRLSFPLLPDHATDLLEAFKQKQQLHPRYVLNLLHETRKHLKQLPNISHVSTCYSEEVTVCGDLHGQLDDLFFIFYKNGLPSPSKSYVFNGDFVDRGKQSLEILIILFTFLLIYPKEVHLNRGNHEDYMVNLRYGFAKEVMQKYKVHGKKILKMIQNVFCWLPLATLIDQKVLIIHGGISDTTDLDMLEKIQRNKFISVLRGKKRKESNRNVEIQEVNGGNKAEADPAGNEAAPSLPLQPQPAEAPSMANRLEFSRWVRQTVQEQIEWCRRLVDISESEEEEPTYSSVVSLTDLDAPCWTRQEEWKQILDILWSDPMPQEGCRVNTVRGGGCYFGPDVTEKILEKYNFQFLIRSHECKQEGYEFCHNRKVLTIFSASNYYEIGSNRGAYVKLGPDLVPHFVQYQSNKAAHTLTMTQRISRVEESAFRALREKLFAHTSALIGAFKAYDKDNTGRITLSNWATAVESVVHLGLPWRMLRPQLVRSTPDGMLEYKSWLDDLAMEQRSQEHIQSSLLEVIYRNRSNLETIFRIIDRDHSGLISFEEFHQTWKLFSSHMNIELTDDGINDLVRSIDFNKDGNIDFNEFLEAFRLVKQSQ; this is encoded by the exons ATGGGATCTGGTACTTCTGCAAATGCTAACTACAAATACTCCCTGCAAAAGTCTGAAAATG CTTTCAAGGCAGCCGTCTTGATCCAACAGTGGTATCGGCGTCACGTTGCTCGGCTGGAAATGCGTCGACGTTGCACTTGGAGAATCTTTCAATCCATTGAGTACTCTTGTGAGCAGGATCAGATCAAG CTTCACAACTTCTTCAGTTACCTCATGGACCACTTCACgccaagcagcagcaaagaga GGGATTTTATCAGTCGCATGTTCATAAGCGGAGAAAGCTTcaaagaggcagagctggagaaatACTGTGACTATGAATCCATGGAGGTGCCAGACTCCTACACTGGACCCCGACTCTCTTTCCCACTCCTTCCTGACCATGCAACTGACTTGCTGGAAGCTTTCAAACAAAAACAA CAGCTCCACCCTCGCTATGTCTTAAACCTCCTGCATGAGACCAGGAAGCACCTCAAGCAGTTGCCAAACATCAGCCATGTCTCCACCTGCTACAGCGAGGAGGTCACCGTGTGCG GAGACTTGCACGGCCAGCTGGATGACTTGTTCTTCATCTTTTATAAG AATGGCCTGCCTTCCCCTTCCAAGTCCTACGTGTTCAATGGGGACTTTGTGGACAGAGGCAAACAGTCCCTTGAGATCCTCATCATCCTCTTTACCTTCCTCCTAATCTATCCAAAGGAGGTTCATCTTAACCGTGGGAACCATGAAGACTATATGGTCAATTTACG ctacGGTTTTGCCAAGGAAGTAATGCAGAAATATAAG GTGCATGGGAAGAAAATCCTGAAGATGATTCAGAATGTcttctgctggctgcctctggccaCCCTGATTGATCAGAAAGTTCTCATTATACACGGGGGCATCTCTGACACCACTGACCTGGACATGCTTGAGAAAATTCAAAGGAACAAA tttatttcagtattaagagggaagaaaagaaaggaatcgAACAGAAATGTGGAAATACAGGAAGTAAACGGGGGGAACAAAGCAGAGGCTGACCCAGCAGGGAACGAGGCAGCCCCCAGTTTACCTCTGCAGCCCCAACCAGCTGAGGCTCCCAGCATGGCCAACAGGCTGGAGTTCTCCAGGTGGGTACGGCAGACAGTGCAGGAGCAAATCGAATGGTGCCGCCGGCTAGTGGACATCAGTGAGtcggaggaggaggagcccACCTATTCTAGCGTGGTCTCCTTGACAGATTTGGATGCGCCATGCTGGACTCGCCAGGAGGAATGGAAGCAG ATTTTAGATATTCTCTGGAGTGACCCCATGCCTCAGGAGGGCTGCAGAGTAAACACAGTGCGAGGCGGTGGCTGCTACTTTGGTCCTGATGTGACAGAGAAGATCCTTGAGAAGTACAACTTCCAGTTCCTCATCCGCTCCCACGAGTGCAAGCAAGAGGGCTATGAGTTCTGTCACAACCGGAAG GTGCTGACCATATTTTCAGCCTCCAACTACTATGAGATCGGCAGCAACAGGGGAGCCTACGTGAAGCTGGGACCAGACCTCGTTCCCCATTTTGTTCAGTACCAATCGAACAAGGCCGCCCATACTCTCACTATGACCCAAAG GATCAGCAGAGTAGAAGAGTCAGCCTTTCGAGCCTTGCGGGAAAAGCTCTTTGCTCACACCTCAGCCCTCATCGGTGCTTTCAAGGCCTATGATAAGGACAATACAG GGAGGATCACGCTGAGCAACTGGGCGACAGCAGTGGAGTCAGTTGTGCATCTGGGACTGCCCTGGCGAATGCTGAGACCGCAGCTGGTGCGCAGCACACCTGATGGCATGCTGGAATATAAGTCCTGGCTTGACGACTTGGCTATGGAGCAGCGGAGCCAAGAG CACATCCAGTCAAGCTTGCTGGAAGTCATTTATCGAAACAGATCCAACTTGGAGACCATATTCAGGATCATAGACAGAGATCATTCAG GTCTCATCTCGTTTGAGGAATTCCACCAAACCTGGAAGTTGTTCAGCTCCCACATGAACATTGAACTCACAGATGATGGGATCAATGACTTAGTTCGCAGTATCGATTTCAACAAGGACGGAAACATCGACTTCAATGAGTTCCTAGAAGCCTTCCGCCTTGTCAAACAGTCACAGTAG